One Leifsonia shinshuensis DNA window includes the following coding sequences:
- the flgL gene encoding flagellar hook-associated protein FlgL yields MSFRVTESTQLASAQRNLQLSAQRLNQLDEQVASGLAISKPSDDPAGAATLLDLQRQLAQNAQYQRNAGDGTAWLATAGTALTSMNDTLNQVRDLTVQAANTATQTPTSRAAIATQLQSLKQTLLTLANTQYQGRSVFAGTSDAGSAFNADYSFNGTAGSSVNRRVGADTTVRVDVDGSAVLGSGSSSVFALIDSIASAVSSGGNVGGQLTAIDAVAANIRGAEATVGSAQNQLTGATSALTTQATTLQTSQNGIQNVDAAHAILEMQTQQVAYQTALAVTAKSIQPTLMDYLR; encoded by the coding sequence ATGTCATTCCGTGTCACCGAGTCGACGCAGCTCGCGTCGGCCCAGCGCAACCTCCAGCTCAGCGCGCAGAGGCTCAACCAGCTCGACGAGCAGGTCGCCAGCGGGCTCGCCATCAGCAAACCGTCCGATGACCCCGCGGGCGCCGCGACTCTGCTCGACCTGCAGCGGCAGCTCGCGCAGAACGCGCAGTACCAGCGCAACGCCGGGGACGGCACGGCCTGGCTCGCCACGGCCGGCACGGCGCTGACGTCGATGAACGACACCCTCAACCAGGTCCGCGACCTGACGGTGCAGGCCGCCAACACGGCCACCCAGACCCCGACCTCGCGTGCGGCCATCGCCACCCAGCTGCAGTCCCTGAAGCAGACCCTGCTGACGCTGGCGAACACGCAGTACCAGGGCCGCAGCGTCTTCGCCGGCACCTCCGACGCCGGCTCCGCGTTCAACGCCGACTACTCGTTCAACGGGACGGCCGGGTCGTCCGTGAACCGGCGCGTCGGCGCGGACACGACCGTCCGGGTCGACGTCGACGGGTCGGCGGTGCTCGGCTCCGGCTCGTCCTCCGTCTTCGCGCTGATCGACTCGATCGCGAGCGCGGTGAGCAGCGGAGGGAACGTCGGCGGCCAGCTGACCGCGATCGACGCCGTCGCCGCGAACATCCGGGGCGCGGAGGCGACCGTCGGCAGCGCGCAGAATCAGCTCACCGGGGCGACCTCGGCGCTCACCACGCAGGCCACGACGCTGCAGACCTCGCAGAACGGCATCCAGAACGTGGACGCCGCGCATGCCATCCTGGAGATGCAGACGCAGCAGGTCGCCTACCAGACCGCCCTGGCCGTCACCGCGAAAAGCATCCAGCCGACCTTGATGGACTACCTCAGATGA
- a CDS encoding sigma-70 family RNA polymerase sigma factor: MNTHSRDQLVIEHLPLVGYIVSDLCNRGTHLDRDELASAGQFALFQASRSFDPDRGVPFGAYARARITGALADELRSQDWVSRGTRKKIKETLSIRDGLYQTLGRTPTIDEMAVSLGVDRATVVATLRESATGPVAIEERSDELVSAILGPEESAETSERETFLRAAVDALPERLHLIVTRLFFEDQQVKDVAAELGVTHAAVSLARNEAMKLLHEGWLLHFDRDAGVLPLPDRNPRTKRSAYLAKLAEFTAHPATATQRVTA; this comes from the coding sequence GTGAACACACACTCGCGCGATCAGCTCGTCATCGAACACCTGCCGCTGGTCGGCTACATCGTCTCCGACCTCTGCAACCGCGGCACCCATCTCGACAGGGATGAGCTGGCCTCCGCAGGGCAGTTCGCCCTGTTCCAGGCCTCCCGATCCTTCGACCCCGACCGCGGCGTGCCGTTCGGCGCCTACGCCCGCGCCCGCATCACAGGCGCCCTGGCGGACGAGCTCCGCTCGCAGGACTGGGTCTCCCGCGGCACCCGCAAGAAGATCAAGGAGACGCTGTCGATCCGGGACGGCCTCTACCAGACCCTCGGCCGGACCCCCACCATCGACGAGATGGCCGTCTCCCTGGGCGTGGACCGCGCGACGGTCGTCGCCACCCTTCGCGAGTCCGCGACCGGACCCGTGGCGATCGAGGAGCGGTCGGACGAGCTGGTCTCTGCGATCCTCGGTCCCGAGGAGTCGGCGGAGACGTCGGAGCGCGAGACCTTCCTGCGCGCGGCCGTCGACGCCCTCCCGGAGCGGCTGCACCTGATCGTGACCCGGCTCTTCTTCGAGGACCAGCAGGTCAAGGACGTGGCCGCCGAGCTCGGCGTCACCCACGCGGCCGTGTCGCTGGCGCGGAACGAGGCGATGAAGCTGCTGCACGAGGGCTGGCTCCTGCACTTCGACCGCGACGCGGGCGTGCTCCCGCTGCCGGACCGGAACCCCCGGACGAAGCGCTCGGCCTATCTCGCGAAGCTCGCGGAGTTCACAGCGCACCCGGCCACGGCCACCCAGCGGGTCACCGCCTGA
- a CDS encoding flagellar assembly protein FliW: protein MTVQISFQEPLAGLGAFTEYDFAPLDGARDTYTLRASAQPAIRLFLVDAAAYLPDYVGELDRPASRESGVFLVVTPHADGVTANLLAPIFIDPVSRTGEQVIATDDIDRVQVPLLRTA from the coding sequence ATGACAGTGCAGATCTCCTTCCAGGAACCGCTCGCCGGTCTCGGCGCGTTCACCGAGTACGACTTCGCGCCGCTCGACGGCGCGCGCGACACCTACACGCTCCGGGCGAGCGCGCAACCGGCGATCCGGCTGTTCCTGGTCGACGCGGCTGCCTACCTGCCGGACTACGTGGGCGAGCTCGACCGGCCCGCGAGCCGCGAGTCCGGCGTCTTCCTCGTCGTGACGCCGCACGCCGACGGAGTGACCGCCAACCTCCTCGCGCCCATCTTCATCGACCCGGTCTCGCGCACGGGCGAGCAGGTGATCGCGACGGACGACATCGACCGGGTGCAGGTGCCGCTGCTGCGGACGGCCTGA
- the flgK gene encoding flagellar hook-associated protein FlgK, whose translation MSGNLLGSLNTAFSGLSAAQAGIEVTGDNIANATTPGYVRQQVDLQAVGAPAQVGPFAQAPAAGQGVRVAGVVQLGSALLDAQSRSAGAAAGYSGVQATALSALESTLGEPSGDAISGSLSKFWSAWQDVSNQPGASAPVAALLGKAGSLVGQIATAYRSVASQWSQTQQDLTTTAAQVNSDAAKVAQLNGQIRSVAASGGDVNALITQRSTLLTELASLSGAAVVNNADQTVTVSIGGANLVQGTVARSLTVTGSTTLEGAASSPAAVEWSDGAGPVSLSSGKLAGVLSLLAPATANGNGGAIAETAAKLNTLATSLAQQVNAVSVTGTTSNGATNVAFFGMSATGPAALGLSVLATDPSGVAVAAAGAGAADGSIADAIGQLGTGPGAPDVAWSTGVIALGTATSNATQQSTLDQSAQAAAANAQSSQESVSLDEENMNLIAYQHAYQGSARVMTALDSILDQLINHTGLVGLG comes from the coding sequence GTGTCCGGCAACCTTCTCGGCTCCCTCAACACCGCCTTCTCCGGCCTCTCCGCCGCCCAGGCCGGCATCGAGGTCACCGGCGACAACATCGCCAACGCGACCACTCCCGGCTATGTCCGCCAGCAGGTCGACCTCCAGGCCGTCGGCGCCCCCGCCCAGGTCGGCCCGTTCGCGCAGGCTCCCGCCGCGGGCCAGGGCGTGCGCGTGGCCGGCGTCGTCCAGCTCGGCTCGGCCCTGCTGGACGCCCAGTCCCGGTCCGCCGGCGCCGCAGCCGGCTACAGCGGAGTGCAGGCCACGGCCCTGAGCGCCCTCGAGTCGACCCTCGGCGAGCCGAGCGGCGACGCCATCTCCGGCTCGCTCTCGAAGTTCTGGTCGGCGTGGCAGGACGTCTCCAACCAGCCGGGCGCGTCCGCGCCGGTCGCCGCCCTCCTCGGCAAGGCGGGCTCCCTGGTCGGCCAGATCGCCACCGCCTACCGGTCCGTCGCGTCGCAGTGGTCGCAGACCCAGCAGGATCTGACCACCACGGCAGCACAGGTGAACTCCGACGCCGCCAAGGTGGCGCAGCTCAACGGGCAGATCCGCTCGGTCGCCGCGTCCGGCGGCGACGTCAACGCGCTCATCACCCAGCGCAGCACCCTCCTGACCGAGCTCGCCTCGCTCTCCGGCGCGGCTGTCGTGAACAACGCCGACCAGACCGTGACCGTCAGCATCGGCGGCGCCAACCTGGTGCAGGGCACGGTCGCCCGGTCGCTGACCGTGACCGGATCGACCACGCTCGAAGGCGCCGCGTCCTCCCCGGCCGCTGTCGAATGGTCCGACGGCGCCGGTCCCGTCTCGCTCAGCTCCGGGAAGCTCGCGGGCGTGCTCTCCCTCCTCGCGCCCGCCACCGCGAACGGCAACGGCGGCGCGATCGCGGAGACCGCGGCGAAGCTCAACACCCTCGCGACCTCGCTCGCCCAGCAGGTGAACGCCGTCAGCGTCACCGGGACCACCTCCAACGGCGCGACGAACGTGGCGTTCTTCGGGATGTCGGCGACCGGCCCGGCGGCGCTCGGTCTGAGCGTGCTCGCGACCGACCCCTCCGGCGTCGCCGTCGCCGCGGCGGGCGCGGGCGCGGCGGACGGCTCCATCGCCGACGCGATCGGCCAGCTCGGCACCGGCCCCGGCGCACCCGACGTCGCCTGGTCGACGGGGGTCATCGCGCTCGGCACCGCGACGAGCAACGCGACGCAGCAGTCCACGCTCGACCAGAGCGCGCAGGCCGCCGCGGCGAACGCCCAGTCCTCGCAGGAGTCGGTCAGCCTGGACGAGGAGAACATGAACCTGATCGCGTACCAGCACGCCTACCAGGGCTCGGCGCGCGTCATGACCGCTCTCGACTCCATCCTCGATCAGCTGATCAACCACACCGGACTCGTCGGATTGGGATAG
- the flgN gene encoding flagellar export chaperone FlgN translates to MGANELSNELWRQRELLELLLYKFEVEQLLLASGKARWVPHATREAEVVIERLRTATLSMSVAASALAIEWSLPADTRLRELAAGAPEGAWQGIFAAHLEALVTLTREIRTVRAGNDRLLRNALRAAQDTFDAVSDGASVYTSDGTTDLPSARARLVDATL, encoded by the coding sequence GTGGGCGCCAACGAACTGTCGAACGAGCTCTGGCGTCAGAGAGAGCTCCTGGAGCTGCTGCTCTACAAATTCGAGGTCGAGCAGTTGCTTCTCGCCTCCGGCAAGGCCCGCTGGGTGCCGCACGCCACCCGCGAGGCGGAGGTCGTGATCGAGCGACTGCGGACCGCCACCCTCTCGATGAGCGTCGCGGCGTCCGCGCTCGCGATCGAGTGGAGCCTGCCCGCCGACACCCGGCTGCGCGAGCTCGCGGCCGGCGCTCCCGAGGGTGCCTGGCAGGGCATCTTCGCGGCCCACCTGGAGGCCCTCGTGACCCTGACCCGGGAGATCCGGACCGTGCGCGCAGGCAACGACCGCCTGCTGCGCAACGCGCTCCGCGCCGCCCAGGACACCTTCGACGCCGTCTCGGACGGCGCGTCGGTCTACACCTCCGACGGGACCACGGACCTGCCTTCGGCACGTGCCCGCCTCGTCGACGCGACCCTGTAG
- a CDS encoding serine hydrolase domain-containing protein, protein MGRATGLRRMVFAASAAAVALTLAACGGTAANPDFPPQVQGALPPATVTQLKTAVTDAIALSGGSAALVGVWAPWAGSWTAAIGTTERGGSVPVSPAMTFRAGQLTTAMTCTVLLELVDERVVELDDPVSKWVPGLVGVGGVTLRELCQNTSGFGDYASALHSEFLANPQRYWPPLELVSDGVAMARTGNPGEKYGASQTNALLLGMALQNAAGRNWEQLYQSYVFGRLGMSASVLPDNSVLTVPGPHPAGYAAPLDANGAPVCDKPQDITALSPSMGWTAAGVVSNVADLKVFAQALASGSLLSSSSADAQAKTVAAGSSWLAYGLGVQVAGPLRGGSSAVPGYLSAMYADPSSGLTIVVALNDSTPGADFARAVSERLASIVSKVPAVQKGAKVVTPLPWSEDQAAAAMKAMAPCPTKPAAG, encoded by the coding sequence ATGGGACGAGCGACCGGTCTCCGCAGGATGGTCTTCGCCGCGTCCGCCGCAGCCGTGGCCCTGACGCTCGCCGCGTGCGGCGGCACCGCGGCGAACCCGGACTTCCCGCCGCAGGTGCAGGGCGCCCTCCCTCCGGCCACCGTGACGCAGTTGAAGACCGCGGTGACGGACGCGATCGCGCTCTCCGGCGGATCGGCCGCGCTCGTCGGCGTGTGGGCGCCGTGGGCGGGGAGCTGGACGGCGGCGATCGGGACGACGGAGCGCGGCGGGTCCGTGCCGGTGTCGCCCGCCATGACCTTCCGCGCGGGACAGCTCACGACCGCGATGACGTGCACCGTGCTCCTGGAGCTGGTCGACGAGCGCGTCGTGGAGCTCGACGATCCGGTCTCCAAGTGGGTGCCGGGGCTGGTCGGCGTGGGCGGCGTGACGCTGCGTGAGCTGTGCCAGAACACTTCCGGGTTCGGCGACTACGCGTCGGCCCTGCACAGTGAGTTCCTGGCGAACCCGCAGCGCTACTGGCCGCCGCTGGAGCTGGTGAGCGACGGCGTCGCCATGGCGCGCACGGGCAACCCGGGCGAGAAGTACGGCGCGTCCCAGACGAACGCGCTGCTGCTCGGGATGGCGCTGCAGAACGCGGCAGGCCGCAACTGGGAGCAGCTCTATCAGAGCTACGTGTTCGGCCGGCTCGGGATGTCGGCGAGCGTGCTTCCCGACAACAGCGTCCTCACCGTGCCCGGCCCGCATCCCGCCGGCTATGCCGCCCCGCTCGACGCGAACGGGGCGCCGGTGTGCGACAAGCCTCAGGACATCACCGCGCTGTCGCCCTCGATGGGCTGGACGGCGGCGGGTGTGGTCTCGAACGTCGCGGATCTCAAGGTGTTCGCGCAGGCGCTCGCGAGCGGGTCGCTGCTGTCCAGCAGCTCGGCGGACGCGCAGGCGAAGACGGTCGCCGCCGGTTCGTCCTGGCTGGCCTACGGACTCGGCGTGCAGGTCGCCGGGCCGCTCCGCGGCGGGTCCTCGGCCGTCCCTGGCTACCTCTCGGCGATGTACGCGGACCCGTCCTCCGGGCTCACCATCGTCGTGGCGCTCAACGACTCGACGCCCGGCGCGGACTTCGCGCGGGCGGTCTCCGAGCGGCTGGCGTCCATCGTGTCGAAGGTGCCGGCGGTGCAGAAGGGCGCGAAGGTCGTCACCCCGTTGCCCTGGTCGGAGGATCAGGCCGCCGCCGCGATGAAGGCCATGGCGCCGTGTCCGACGAAGCCCGCCGCAGGCTGA
- a CDS encoding FHA domain-containing protein, which translates to MAVMFALDLSDGQHVETSGNGVIGRNPASHTPGTEMDDPAHVQLVTVADDAKSVSRAHLAFGQYDGIFWVMDLGSANGTTITYPGEGTFACDPNTRHEVDPGSIVRFGNASFALSRRS; encoded by the coding sequence ATGGCGGTCATGTTCGCCCTGGATCTGAGTGACGGGCAGCACGTCGAGACCTCCGGCAACGGTGTGATCGGGCGCAACCCGGCCTCCCACACCCCCGGGACGGAGATGGACGACCCCGCGCATGTCCAGCTCGTCACCGTGGCGGACGATGCCAAGTCGGTCTCCCGCGCGCACCTCGCGTTCGGGCAATACGACGGGATCTTCTGGGTGATGGACCTCGGCTCCGCGAACGGCACCACCATCACCTACCCGGGCGAGGGCACCTTCGCGTGCGACCCGAACACGCGGCACGAAGTCGATCCCGGGTCGATCGTGCGGTTCGGGAACGCGTCGTTCGCGCTGAGCCGCCGGAGCTGA
- a CDS encoding flagellar protein FlgN: MTTNEANELTAQLWRQRELLEMLLFKYEEERLLRTAGMTRWLAHANREIEVVTGRLGTSSLSTAVAISSLGESWGLPPGALLRDLAEGAPNAMWAEIFTDHLRAMVEVITEIREVRAQTSATYRANGEIDHTEQSARLIDTVL; this comes from the coding sequence ATGACGACGAACGAGGCCAACGAGCTGACGGCGCAGCTCTGGCGGCAGCGTGAGCTCCTCGAGATGCTGCTCTTCAAGTACGAGGAGGAGCGGCTGCTGCGCACGGCGGGGATGACCCGCTGGCTCGCGCACGCCAACCGGGAGATCGAGGTCGTCACCGGGCGCCTCGGCACGTCCAGCCTCTCGACCGCCGTCGCCATCTCCAGCCTCGGGGAGTCCTGGGGCCTGCCTCCCGGCGCGCTGCTGCGCGACCTGGCCGAGGGCGCGCCGAACGCGATGTGGGCCGAGATCTTCACCGACCACCTGCGCGCGATGGTCGAGGTGATCACCGAGATCCGGGAGGTGCGGGCGCAGACGAGCGCCACCTACCGCGCGAACGGCGAGATCGATCACACCGAGCAGAGCGCCCGGCTGATCGACACCGTCCTCTGA
- a CDS encoding DUF4383 domain-containing protein: protein MRTSPNRLVATIFGAVYLLVGLLGFAFTGGVGFVATQGGLILGIFEVNPLHNVAHLLIGAALLIAGLTRLAAAKAVNITVGAVYLLLGIVGFFLVGTGANILALNTPDHFLHLVSAIVLLGVGLGAERTVRATSATV, encoded by the coding sequence ATGCGCACATCACCGAACCGCCTCGTCGCCACCATCTTCGGCGCGGTCTACCTGCTCGTCGGCTTGCTCGGCTTCGCCTTCACCGGCGGCGTCGGCTTCGTGGCCACCCAGGGCGGTCTGATCCTCGGCATCTTCGAGGTCAACCCGCTGCACAACGTCGCCCACCTGCTGATCGGCGCGGCGCTGCTCATCGCCGGCCTCACCAGGCTCGCGGCGGCGAAGGCCGTCAACATCACCGTCGGGGCGGTCTACCTGCTCCTCGGCATCGTCGGCTTCTTCCTCGTGGGCACCGGCGCCAACATCCTGGCGCTGAACACTCCCGACCACTTCCTCCACTTGGTGAGCGCGATCGTGCTCCTCGGTGTCGGTCTCGGCGCCGAGCGGACTGTGCGCGCCACTTCGGCGACCGTCTGA